One window from the genome of Spirosoma rhododendri encodes:
- a CDS encoding porin has protein sequence MRKQILLGFSLLASFVVRAQDSTTTATPGKFTFSGYMDTYYFGNFNSPPDQLNIGAAGGARAFDQRAGQFGVGLVQGKATYTSDKVDAVFDLTWGSFADLGNYGNVFSLNSGAATSTALAIKQAYITLKASPKLSFTAGQFGTHIGYEVIDAPVNYNYSLSNLFNNGPFYHIGLKAQYAFSDRVYLMAGIVNNVDRVYDNNHAKGFIAQLFVSPAKGWNVYLNTAISNEADKKANGKDSTGMYAIYDLTTTYQITDKFMLGLNAVTGWQTGGYQQGANPYATATYTTKSTNWGGVAGYANYAFTGKFGMGVRYDYFDNSGAARALLAADGISGVTVKSLTITGNITVADGHVLLKPEFRMDSYNKDKFYDSNSVLKKSQATLGMAAIFKF, from the coding sequence ATGAGAAAACAAATTTTACTTGGTTTTTCTTTGCTTGCCAGTTTCGTAGTCCGCGCTCAGGACTCAACCACCACGGCCACACCCGGCAAATTCACTTTTTCGGGTTACATGGACACGTATTACTTCGGGAACTTCAACAGTCCGCCCGATCAGCTGAACATCGGTGCGGCTGGTGGGGCTCGTGCGTTCGATCAGCGGGCCGGGCAGTTTGGAGTAGGGTTGGTGCAGGGAAAAGCAACTTACACCTCCGATAAAGTAGATGCTGTATTCGATCTGACGTGGGGGTCGTTTGCCGACCTCGGTAACTATGGCAACGTATTTTCGTTGAACAGCGGAGCCGCCACCTCTACGGCACTCGCTATCAAACAGGCATACATCACGCTGAAAGCATCGCCCAAGCTGTCGTTTACGGCCGGTCAGTTCGGTACGCACATCGGTTACGAGGTTATCGATGCACCCGTCAACTACAATTACTCACTGTCGAACCTGTTCAACAACGGTCCGTTCTATCACATCGGCCTGAAAGCGCAGTATGCCTTCAGTGACCGGGTTTACCTGATGGCGGGTATCGTCAATAACGTCGACCGGGTATACGATAACAACCACGCGAAAGGGTTTATCGCTCAGTTGTTCGTCAGCCCCGCGAAAGGCTGGAACGTGTATCTGAACACGGCCATCTCCAACGAAGCCGATAAGAAAGCGAACGGCAAGGACTCGACGGGCATGTATGCCATCTATGACCTGACGACGACCTACCAGATTACGGATAAGTTTATGCTGGGTCTGAACGCGGTAACAGGCTGGCAGACGGGCGGCTATCAGCAGGGGGCTAACCCGTATGCAACGGCAACCTATACTACCAAATCGACCAACTGGGGCGGTGTTGCCGGCTACGCCAACTATGCATTCACCGGCAAATTCGGTATGGGCGTTCGGTACGATTACTTCGACAACTCGGGTGCCGCTCGCGCTTTGCTAGCAGCCGATGGGATATCTGGGGTAACCGTTAAATCACTGACCATTACAGGGAACATCACCGTTGCGGATGGGCACGTATTGCTCAAGCCTGAATTCCGTATGGACAGCTACAACAAAGACAAATTCTACGACAGCAACAGCGTACTGAAAAAGAGTCAGGCAACGCTGGGCATGGCCGCGATCTTCAAGTTTTAA
- a CDS encoding ammonium transporter, translated as MQKPNYVPLILLGVVAVLGIIPGFNSVPTQIVTEGINSGDTAWMLVATALVLLMTPGLAYFYGGMVNNKNVISTMLQSFIAMGVISVLWVVVGYSLAFGTSIGGFVGNPMDHFMFKGVLDGKPWSLAPTIPLVVFAFFQLKFAVITPALVTGSMAERVNFRSYVLFMILFSLFVYAPLAHMTWHPEGILFKLGVLDFAGGTVVHMSAGWAALAGALYLKRRKSHLESSYFPPANIPFVLLGTGLLWFGWFGFNAGSAVSASTLAASAFATTNTAAAAAGLGWVLFDAAKGKKVSALGFCIGAVVGLVAITPAAGFVTIPTAIFIGTLASIVSNFIAHLRTKSTLDDTLDVFPCHGVGGMVGMVMTGIFASRAVNSAVAEGSEGLAFGQTSLFINHMIALVGVSAFAFIMSFVLLKVTDLILPLRVSEEDEQSGLDVSQHDEYLIEA; from the coding sequence ATGCAAAAGCCCAATTACGTTCCTCTGATTCTGCTGGGAGTCGTTGCCGTGCTCGGCATCATACCCGGCTTCAACAGCGTGCCGACCCAAATCGTGACGGAAGGCATAAACTCTGGCGACACGGCGTGGATGCTGGTCGCAACGGCGCTGGTACTGCTGATGACCCCCGGTCTGGCGTACTTCTACGGTGGGATGGTGAACAACAAAAACGTGATCTCGACGATGCTGCAAAGCTTCATCGCGATGGGCGTAATCAGTGTGTTGTGGGTAGTAGTTGGCTACAGCCTGGCCTTCGGTACCAGTATCGGTGGTTTCGTGGGTAACCCGATGGACCACTTCATGTTCAAAGGTGTACTCGATGGCAAGCCATGGTCGCTGGCCCCCACGATTCCGTTGGTTGTTTTCGCATTCTTCCAGCTGAAGTTCGCCGTTATCACCCCCGCGCTGGTGACGGGTTCGATGGCTGAGCGCGTCAACTTCCGCTCGTACGTACTGTTCATGATCCTGTTCAGCCTGTTCGTTTACGCACCGCTGGCACACATGACGTGGCACCCCGAGGGTATCCTCTTCAAGCTGGGCGTACTCGATTTCGCGGGAGGCACGGTTGTACACATGTCGGCAGGCTGGGCCGCGCTGGCGGGCGCGCTGTACCTCAAGCGTCGGAAATCGCACCTGGAATCGAGCTACTTCCCACCGGCTAACATTCCATTCGTACTGCTCGGTACGGGTCTGCTGTGGTTCGGCTGGTTTGGTTTTAACGCTGGTTCGGCCGTATCGGCATCAACGCTGGCTGCTTCGGCCTTCGCCACAACAAACACGGCTGCTGCTGCGGCTGGTCTGGGCTGGGTGCTGTTCGACGCAGCGAAAGGCAAGAAAGTATCGGCGCTGGGCTTCTGTATCGGTGCCGTCGTTGGTCTGGTTGCCATCACGCCTGCCGCTGGTTTCGTGACGATTCCGACAGCCATCTTCATCGGTACGTTGGCCTCGATCGTATCAAACTTCATCGCTCACCTGCGGACTAAGTCGACGCTGGACGATACGCTGGACGTGTTCCCCTGCCACGGTGTTGGCGGTATGGTTGGTATGGTCATGACGGGCATCTTCGCAAGCCGCGCCGTTAACTCGGCCGTTGCTGAAGGTAGCGAAGGACTGGCCTTCGGTCAGACGAGCCTGTTCATCAACCACATGATCGCGCTGGTTGGCGTATCGGCTTTCGCCTTTATCATGTCGTTTGTCCTGCTGAAAGTAACCGACCTGATCCTGCCCCTGCGTGTATCGGAAGAAGACGAGCAGTCGGGTCTGGACGTCAGCCAGCACGACGAGTATCTAATCGAAGCATAA
- a CDS encoding aminotransferase class I/II-fold pyridoxal phosphate-dependent enzyme, whose protein sequence is MDLFEKLRNNLGPIGSPARDFNGHHYFAFPKLEGELGPHMRFQGKPVLNWSLNNYLGLGNHPEVRKADADAAAEWGLAYPMGARMMSGNSDLHEQFEKELAEFVGKEDSFLLNYGYQGVMSAIEAIVDHRDVIVYDAECHACLIDGIRLHKAKMGEYYKFNHNDMVSLEKNLQRATKLANEKGGSILVITEGVFGMSGKVGSLDKVVALKEKYEFKLLVDDAHGFGTMGETGAGVGEMLGCQDGIDLYFSTFAKSMAAIGAFIAGDHDIIMYLKYNMRSQTYAKALPMPYVVGGLKRLEMIRNSSEFRDKLWTNVRALQSGLQERGFNIGDTTSPVTPVLLQNIQGGIPEVTGIIRDLRENLGIFCSIVVYPVVPKDIVMLRIIPTAAHTLDDVQRTLDAFSQVSEKIENGTYRGAGPVVSPKELEVSAESAAE, encoded by the coding sequence GTGGATTTATTCGAGAAACTACGCAACAACTTAGGGCCGATTGGCTCACCCGCCCGGGACTTCAACGGACACCACTATTTTGCATTCCCTAAGCTGGAAGGTGAGTTAGGGCCGCATATGCGCTTTCAGGGCAAGCCCGTGCTCAACTGGAGCCTGAACAACTATCTTGGATTGGGCAACCATCCGGAGGTTCGCAAGGCCGACGCCGATGCTGCGGCCGAGTGGGGGCTGGCGTATCCGATGGGAGCCCGTATGATGTCGGGTAACTCAGATCTGCACGAGCAGTTTGAGAAAGAGCTGGCCGAGTTTGTCGGTAAGGAAGACTCGTTTCTGCTCAATTACGGCTATCAGGGGGTCATGTCGGCCATCGAAGCCATTGTCGATCACCGCGACGTGATCGTATACGACGCCGAATGTCATGCCTGCCTGATCGATGGTATCCGGCTGCACAAGGCCAAGATGGGTGAATACTACAAATTCAACCACAACGACATGGTGAGCCTGGAGAAGAACCTGCAACGGGCAACCAAACTGGCCAACGAAAAAGGTGGCAGCATTCTGGTTATCACGGAAGGCGTGTTCGGTATGTCGGGAAAAGTAGGCAGCCTGGATAAAGTTGTTGCGCTGAAAGAGAAATATGAGTTCAAACTGCTGGTCGACGATGCACACGGCTTCGGCACGATGGGCGAAACGGGGGCGGGTGTTGGTGAAATGCTCGGCTGTCAGGATGGTATCGATCTGTATTTCTCGACTTTCGCCAAGTCGATGGCGGCTATCGGCGCGTTTATCGCCGGTGATCACGACATCATCATGTACCTGAAATACAACATGCGGTCGCAGACGTATGCGAAAGCGCTGCCGATGCCATACGTAGTTGGCGGGCTGAAGCGGCTGGAGATGATTCGTAACTCGTCGGAATTCCGCGACAAACTGTGGACCAACGTGCGGGCCTTGCAGAGCGGGCTGCAAGAGCGCGGTTTTAATATCGGTGATACGACTTCGCCCGTGACGCCGGTACTGCTTCAGAATATTCAGGGTGGCATTCCCGAAGTGACGGGCATCATCCGCGACCTGCGCGAGAACCTCGGTATCTTCTGCTCAATCGTCGTGTATCCGGTCGTTCCGAAAGACATCGTTATGCTGCGGATTATCCCGACGGCGGCACACACGCTCGACGATGTGCAGCGGACGCTCGACGCTTTCTCCCAAGTGTCTGAAAAAATCGAAAATGGGACATACCGGGGTGCCGGACCGGTCGTTAGCCCAAAAGAACTGGAAGTATCGGCCGAATCTGCCGCTGAATAG
- a CDS encoding histone H1 encodes MSRFDEVKNLVMSLEGDFEKFYDKKNQAAGTRVRKGMQDLKTLAQTIRAEVQDTKNSADKE; translated from the coding sequence ATGTCACGTTTCGACGAAGTAAAAAATTTGGTAATGTCGCTCGAAGGCGATTTCGAGAAGTTCTATGACAAGAAAAATCAGGCTGCCGGTACCCGTGTTCGGAAAGGAATGCAGGATCTGAAAACACTGGCCCAGACGATTCGTGCGGAAGTTCAGGATACCAAAAACAGCGCCGACAAAGAGTAG
- a CDS encoding MaoC family dehydratase → MIPDFALNAVYRYPFRFSQADVIDFARVTGDNNPLHLDADFAAQTPFKRPIIHGMLGASIFTKVLGTEFPGYGSVYLGQTLEFLRPMFVDTDYEAVFTVKSMNPDKHTAEILGELRDVQTGKVATRGTATLMHREKI, encoded by the coding sequence ATGATTCCCGATTTTGCTCTGAACGCCGTTTACCGCTACCCGTTTCGCTTTTCGCAGGCCGATGTGATCGACTTCGCCCGCGTTACGGGTGATAACAACCCGCTGCATCTCGACGCTGACTTTGCCGCCCAGACGCCGTTCAAACGGCCCATCATCCACGGCATGCTGGGGGCCAGCATCTTCACCAAAGTGCTTGGCACCGAGTTCCCCGGCTACGGCTCGGTTTATCTGGGTCAGACGCTGGAGTTTCTGCGGCCCATGTTTGTCGACACCGATTACGAAGCCGTCTTTACGGTTAAAAGCATGAACCCCGATAAGCACACCGCCGAAATTCTGGGCGAACTGCGCGACGTACAGACCGGTAAGGTAGCCACGCGCGGCACGGCAACGCTGATGCACCGCGAAAAAATCTGA
- a CDS encoding acyltransferase family protein, which yields MVHLFGLSAGKRVFGLDVMRALAILIVVDAHATVALKEYYDGAFWHHLLPDGVELFFVLSGFLIGGILIRTYEKNGRFDGPLLLNFWTRRWFRTLPNYYLVLTSLIGLALFRAWRSGLHHTLPAKGELIKYYLFLQNFATYVPDFFPETWSLAIEEWSYITLPLVLWALHTLMPSRWPRQRIMLTAILFIIIGTNLLRLVTAILTPISDGELGFRGIVVTRLDAISYGVLAAYVKHYFPAFWTAERTRNRLAIAGLALILITSFTASIVILKYYVQAGIYPSYVFYKRTFYFPMIGLSMALILPYMDGWRTATGAWARFGIARFITHISLISYSMYLLNLTPIMITFLERFPTTSAAVGWAKVGIFWGLTLILSTLLFAYFEKPVTELRERMSKKEPTLLTNEQVSS from the coding sequence ATGGTACATCTTTTTGGTTTATCGGCGGGAAAACGGGTCTTTGGGCTGGACGTCATGCGGGCGCTGGCTATTCTGATTGTCGTCGACGCGCACGCGACGGTTGCGCTCAAAGAATATTATGATGGAGCGTTCTGGCACCACCTGCTCCCCGACGGGGTCGAGTTGTTTTTCGTATTGAGTGGCTTCCTGATCGGTGGTATCCTGATCCGCACCTACGAAAAAAACGGTCGCTTCGACGGCCCGCTGCTGCTCAACTTCTGGACCCGCCGGTGGTTTCGCACCCTACCCAACTACTACCTTGTGCTGACGAGCCTGATCGGGCTGGCCCTGTTTCGGGCGTGGCGAAGTGGGTTGCATCACACGCTACCCGCCAAAGGCGAACTGATTAAGTATTATCTGTTTCTACAGAATTTCGCCACCTACGTTCCCGATTTCTTTCCCGAAACCTGGAGTCTGGCCATCGAAGAATGGTCGTACATCACGTTGCCGTTGGTGCTGTGGGCGCTGCATACGCTGATGCCCAGCCGCTGGCCCCGGCAGCGCATTATGCTGACGGCCATTCTTTTCATTATTATTGGTACGAACCTGCTGCGCCTTGTTACGGCCATACTGACGCCCATTTCAGACGGGGAACTGGGCTTCCGGGGCATTGTCGTTACCCGGCTCGACGCGATCTCGTACGGGGTGCTGGCGGCTTACGTCAAGCATTATTTCCCCGCATTCTGGACAGCCGAACGCACCCGTAATCGACTGGCTATTGCCGGGCTAGCCCTGATTCTGATCACGTCGTTTACGGCATCGATCGTTATCCTGAAATACTATGTGCAGGCGGGTATCTACCCCAGCTACGTATTCTACAAACGCACGTTTTACTTCCCGATGATCGGCCTGAGTATGGCGCTGATCTTACCGTATATGGATGGCTGGCGAACGGCAACGGGCGCGTGGGCGCGGTTCGGCATCGCCCGGTTTATCACGCACATCAGCCTGATTTCGTATTCGATGTACCTGCTCAACCTGACGCCCATCATGATTACCTTCCTGGAACGCTTCCCGACGACGTCGGCGGCAGTAGGCTGGGCGAAAGTGGGTATCTTCTGGGGGCTGACGCTGATACTGTCGACGCTGCTGTTTGCTTACTTTGAAAAACCCGTAACGGAACTGCGTGAGCGGATGTCGAAGAAAGAGCCCACCCTGCTGACCAACGAACAGGTCAGCAGTTAA
- a CDS encoding class I SAM-dependent rRNA methyltransferase: MSYSKIYLQAGRDEAVRRFHPWVFSRAIGRFDGDLNDGDTVEVFDKKGEYLATGHYHDGSIAVRLFSFAATAGGPVTPDVAYWTAKLTGIRALRQAILANQTGETNCYRLIHGEGDGCTGLIVDMYNGVAVVQAHSIGMHRERMLITDALRAVFGDELQAVYDKSAETLPEQYGATVQNGYLFGRTPVPHPVQENGHTFLVDWITGQKTGFFLDQRDNRALLAGYAHGKKVLNAFCYSGGFSVYALSAGAEQVHSVDASKKAIDLTNQNVEANLSDGVDGSHHEAYADDVMHYLKGHDHQYDVVVLDPPAYAKSLSARHRAVQGYKRLNAEGLRRVAKGGILFTFSCSQVVDRELFYNTIVAAAIEAGRQVRVLHHLSQPADHPVSLFHPEGGYLKGLVLWVE, from the coding sequence ATGAGTTATTCAAAAATCTATCTACAGGCGGGGCGCGACGAAGCCGTCCGGCGGTTTCACCCCTGGGTCTTTTCGCGGGCTATCGGTCGGTTCGACGGCGACCTCAATGACGGCGATACCGTCGAAGTATTCGACAAGAAAGGGGAGTACCTCGCTACCGGGCATTACCACGATGGTAGCATTGCCGTGCGGCTGTTTTCGTTCGCGGCTACGGCGGGTGGCCCCGTCACGCCCGACGTGGCTTACTGGACCGCGAAATTGACTGGCATTCGGGCCTTGCGTCAGGCAATTCTTGCCAACCAAACCGGCGAAACCAACTGTTACCGACTGATACACGGCGAGGGCGACGGCTGTACGGGTCTGATTGTCGACATGTACAATGGCGTGGCCGTCGTGCAGGCGCACTCGATCGGGATGCACCGCGAACGGATGCTCATTACCGACGCGCTGCGGGCCGTATTCGGCGATGAACTACAGGCGGTGTACGATAAGAGTGCCGAGACACTCCCCGAACAGTACGGGGCCACCGTGCAGAACGGCTACCTCTTCGGCCGGACGCCCGTACCGCACCCGGTGCAGGAAAATGGCCATACCTTTCTGGTCGACTGGATTACGGGTCAGAAAACCGGTTTTTTTCTCGATCAGCGCGACAACCGGGCGTTGCTGGCGGGATACGCCCACGGCAAAAAAGTCCTGAACGCATTCTGCTACTCGGGTGGATTTTCGGTGTACGCGCTCAGTGCCGGAGCCGAACAGGTGCACTCGGTCGACGCGTCGAAGAAAGCCATCGATCTGACGAATCAGAACGTCGAGGCCAACCTAAGTGATGGCGTCGACGGTTCGCACCACGAAGCCTACGCCGATGATGTGATGCATTACCTCAAGGGGCACGACCATCAGTACGACGTCGTTGTACTCGATCCACCGGCTTACGCCAAAAGCCTGTCGGCGCGGCACCGGGCGGTGCAGGGCTACAAACGGCTCAACGCCGAAGGGCTGCGCCGGGTGGCGAAGGGCGGTATTCTCTTCACGTTTTCCTGCTCGCAGGTTGTCGACCGGGAGTTATTTTACAACACAATTGTAGCGGCCGCAATCGAAGCCGGGCGGCAGGTACGGGTGCTGCACCATCTGAGTCAGCCTGCCGATCACCCCGTGAGCCTGTTTCACCCCGAAGGCGGTTATCTGAAAGGGCTCGTCCTGTGGGTAGAGTAA
- a CDS encoding pyruvate dehydrogenase complex dihydrolipoamide acetyltransferase: MAELIRMPKMSDTMTEGVIAEWHKKVGDKVKSGDVLAEVETDKATMDLESYEEGTLLYIGVEKGTSVPVDGVLAVIGADGEDYKSLLDGTSGGSQEASAPANETKPEATPEGVSKDEVNTKMQDPKAVSAGPAEDVNASVIRMPKMSDTMTEGTIVAWHKKEGDTVKSGDVLAEVETDKATMDLEAYEEGTLLYVGVKEGSSVAVDDIIAVIGEKGANFKVLIDGANGGGSAPASSNGKEAATGEGGSNTAEQNPQADVPANADTDLSYGGGTGDEVEPTGRMKASPLAKRIAEEKGIKLEQVKGSGPEGRIVKSDVESFVPGSAPAPKPAAPKPAAAPQPAQQAAPAPAPQQAPAPQPAVPATGDFTDTPVSQMRKTIARRLSESLFTAPHFYLTMEINMDKAMELRGTVNSVSPVKISFNDFVIKAAAVALKQHPTVNSSWLGDKIRKYNYVNIGVAVAVDEGLLVPVVRNADQKTLSTIAGEVKDMAGKAKDKKLQPKDWEGSTFSISNLGMFGIDEFTAIINPPDSCILAVGAIKTAVKFEGDVAKPTNVMKVTLSCDHRVVDGASGASFLQTFKELLENPMRMLV, translated from the coding sequence ATGGCTGAATTGATTCGAATGCCCAAGATGAGCGACACCATGACCGAAGGCGTCATTGCGGAGTGGCACAAAAAAGTGGGCGATAAAGTAAAATCCGGCGACGTACTGGCCGAAGTCGAAACCGACAAGGCAACGATGGATCTGGAGTCGTACGAAGAAGGTACGCTGCTGTATATCGGTGTCGAAAAAGGAACGTCGGTTCCGGTTGATGGTGTGTTGGCCGTCATCGGCGCAGACGGCGAAGATTACAAATCGCTGCTCGACGGAACGAGTGGTGGTAGTCAGGAAGCCAGTGCTCCTGCCAACGAAACCAAGCCGGAGGCTACGCCTGAGGGTGTGAGCAAAGACGAGGTGAACACCAAGATGCAGGACCCCAAAGCGGTATCGGCTGGTCCGGCGGAAGACGTCAACGCGTCGGTCATCCGGATGCCGAAAATGAGCGATACCATGACTGAGGGTACCATCGTTGCCTGGCACAAAAAAGAAGGCGACACGGTAAAATCGGGTGACGTACTGGCCGAAGTCGAAACCGACAAAGCCACCATGGACCTCGAAGCCTACGAAGAAGGTACGCTGCTGTATGTGGGCGTGAAAGAAGGTTCGTCGGTAGCTGTCGATGATATTATTGCCGTGATCGGTGAAAAAGGAGCCAACTTCAAAGTGCTGATCGACGGCGCGAACGGTGGTGGCTCAGCACCGGCTTCAAGCAACGGTAAGGAAGCCGCGACGGGCGAAGGCGGTAGTAACACCGCTGAGCAGAACCCACAGGCGGACGTTCCCGCCAATGCCGATACTGATCTGTCGTACGGTGGTGGTACGGGTGATGAAGTTGAGCCAACCGGCCGCATGAAAGCGTCGCCGTTAGCCAAGCGCATTGCCGAAGAAAAAGGCATCAAACTGGAGCAGGTAAAAGGCAGTGGCCCGGAAGGCCGCATCGTGAAGAGCGATGTCGAGTCGTTCGTGCCCGGCAGTGCGCCAGCACCGAAGCCAGCCGCGCCAAAACCGGCTGCTGCACCGCAACCCGCACAACAGGCAGCACCCGCTCCGGCACCGCAACAAGCCCCGGCTCCACAACCGGCCGTACCAGCTACTGGCGACTTCACCGATACGCCGGTCAGTCAGATGCGGAAAACGATTGCGCGTCGCCTGAGCGAAAGCCTGTTTACGGCTCCGCATTTCTACCTGACCATGGAAATCAACATGGACAAGGCGATGGAACTGCGCGGCACGGTCAACAGCGTCAGCCCGGTCAAAATCTCGTTCAACGATTTCGTCATCAAAGCGGCTGCCGTTGCCTTGAAACAGCATCCGACGGTCAACTCATCGTGGCTGGGCGACAAAATCCGCAAATACAACTACGTCAATATCGGCGTAGCAGTAGCGGTCGATGAAGGACTGCTGGTTCCCGTTGTGCGCAACGCCGATCAGAAAACGCTGTCGACCATTGCGGGCGAAGTGAAGGACATGGCCGGAAAAGCCAAGGACAAGAAGCTACAACCGAAAGATTGGGAAGGCAGTACGTTCTCGATTTCGAACCTCGGTATGTTCGGTATCGATGAATTTACGGCAATCATCAACCCACCCGATTCGTGCATCCTGGCCGTTGGTGCGATCAAAACCGCCGTTAAGTTTGAGGGCGACGTGGCGAAACCAACCAACGTGATGAAGGTAACGCTGTCGTGCGATCACCGTGTGGTCGACGGCGCCAGTGGTGCTTCGTTCCTGCAAACGTTCAAAGAACTGCTGGAAAACCCCATGCGCATGCTGGTATAG
- the trxA gene encoding thioredoxin, whose amino-acid sequence MAAGSHAVEATDANFDELINSDKPVLVDFWAEWCGPCKMIGPVVEQLAGEYEGKAVVAKMDVDQNARIPAQFGIRSIPTLMVFKNGQMVEKVVGAVPKNVLEQKLQAAM is encoded by the coding sequence ATGGCAGCAGGTTCACACGCCGTAGAGGCAACTGATGCAAATTTTGACGAGCTGATCAATTCTGATAAGCCGGTTCTGGTCGATTTCTGGGCCGAATGGTGCGGACCTTGTAAGATGATCGGACCCGTTGTCGAGCAACTCGCCGGCGAATACGAAGGCAAAGCTGTCGTGGCTAAAATGGACGTCGATCAGAACGCGCGCATTCCCGCGCAGTTCGGTATCCGCAGCATCCCGACGCTGATGGTCTTCAAGAACGGACAGATGGTGGAGAAGGTAGTAGGTGCCGTTCCCAAAAACGTACTGGAGCAAAAGCTTCAGGCGGCAATGTAA
- a CDS encoding sterol desaturase family protein, whose amino-acid sequence MERLVNYFEHIPSAHRGLILVGGITLFWLIESAAPLFRFEQTEPGYRKWHHAGINIFFTITTIIVNTVLAFLLLRTSDWTVQHGVGLLQWVQLPLWVEAIMGLLVLDLVGAWFPHWAEHKVTFLWRFHLIHHTDTHIDTTTANRHHPGESVIRFVFTLVAVLLTGAPMWLVFLYQALSVVLSQFNHANIELPRWADRLLGLVIVTPNMHHVHHHYVLPVTNTNYGNIFPYWDRLFGTYHEMAGRDLHYGIDTHPHQHEHSQLGNLLKIPFQTYRPPVGEPATSQKIGSDQLNTADR is encoded by the coding sequence ATGGAACGACTGGTCAATTACTTTGAGCATATTCCATCGGCGCACCGCGGCCTGATTCTGGTAGGCGGCATAACGCTGTTCTGGCTGATTGAGAGTGCCGCGCCCCTGTTCCGGTTTGAGCAAACCGAACCGGGCTACCGCAAATGGCACCATGCCGGTATCAATATTTTCTTCACGATCACGACCATTATCGTCAATACGGTGCTGGCGTTTCTGCTGCTCCGCACCAGCGACTGGACAGTGCAGCACGGCGTCGGCCTGCTTCAGTGGGTTCAGTTACCGCTTTGGGTTGAAGCAATTATGGGCCTGCTGGTACTCGATCTGGTGGGCGCATGGTTTCCCCACTGGGCTGAACACAAAGTCACGTTTCTGTGGCGCTTTCACCTTATTCACCATACTGATACGCATATCGACACGACCACGGCCAACCGGCATCATCCCGGCGAAAGCGTTATTCGCTTCGTCTTTACGCTGGTGGCGGTGCTGCTGACGGGCGCGCCGATGTGGCTGGTGTTCCTGTATCAGGCGCTGTCGGTGGTGCTCTCGCAGTTTAATCACGCCAATATCGAACTCCCCCGCTGGGCCGACCGGCTGCTTGGGCTGGTGATCGTGACGCCCAACATGCACCACGTCCACCACCATTACGTACTGCCCGTAACCAATACCAACTACGGCAATATTTTTCCTTACTGGGACCGGCTGTTCGGTACATACCACGAAATGGCCGGGCGCGACCTGCATTACGGCATCGATACGCATCCCCATCAGCACGAACATTCGCAGCTTGGCAACCTACTGAAGATCCCGTTCCAGACATACCGCCCGCCCGTTGGTGAACCCGCAACGTCGCAAAAAATCGGCTCGGATCAGCTAAACACCGCCGACCGATGA
- a CDS encoding acyl-CoA thioesterase, giving the protein MPQPKFARESVTVMTEMVLPNDTNTLGNLMGGRLLYYMDIAAAIAAQKHSNRIVVTASVDNVSFAEAVRLGNIVTLKAQVTRSFSSSMEVFIEVWAEDIPAGVRVSTNSAFYTFVAVDQTGRPIEVPGVIPETDEEKDRFASALRRRQLRLVLAGRMKPEDATELRAFLQVG; this is encoded by the coding sequence ATGCCTCAACCAAAATTTGCCCGCGAATCCGTCACGGTGATGACCGAGATGGTACTGCCCAACGATACCAATACACTTGGAAATCTGATGGGTGGGCGGCTGTTATATTACATGGATATTGCAGCTGCGATTGCGGCCCAGAAACATTCCAACCGCATCGTAGTGACAGCATCGGTCGATAATGTCTCGTTTGCGGAGGCTGTCCGGCTGGGTAATATCGTAACGCTGAAGGCGCAGGTGACGCGGTCGTTCAGTTCGTCAATGGAAGTGTTTATCGAGGTGTGGGCCGAGGATATTCCGGCAGGGGTGCGCGTCAGTACCAACAGCGCCTTCTACACATTTGTCGCCGTCGATCAAACCGGTCGACCGATTGAAGTACCGGGTGTGATTCCCGAAACAGACGAGGAAAAAGACCGCTTTGCGAGTGCCCTGCGCCGTCGGCAGCTTCGGCTGGTGCTGGCCGGGCGCATGAAACCAGAGGACGCTACCGAGCTGCGGGCCTTTTTGCAAGTGGGCTGA